Part of the Zea mays cultivar B73 chromosome 4, Zm-B73-REFERENCE-NAM-5.0, whole genome shotgun sequence genome is shown below.
tgatcaactggtcaagctggttagtccacaaggtttgtgatggtcgtcaaacaccaaaatcgattatagaaatgttgagactatttccctttcatttttCATCGGAGAATAGCTCCCTATCCCATCCCCACGGCAAAATGATTCCTCATGGGGATTCCACGAACATTTGGGAGAGCATTTCTTCCTCGTCCCTGTTTCCCGCGAGGATAAATTCCTGATGGAAATCTCTGTCCCCGCTTAAATTATCATTAGAACATGCTTTCTTTGTCATTAATGCACAACATTATCATTTATATGCATTGTTAGAGGTAAGAAATCATTATATGTACATCAAAATAACATATTTGTATAATAAGTGATCAATTGAtaagataattatttattttatcattaactattacacATAAAACATTGTCACGTGCAAGTTTAACGGATCCCAACAGGAATGGGGATGAGAAATTTTTTCCATTTACATTCTCGTAAGGAAGAAACTTTTCATCCTGTCCCAGAAGAGTTTATTTGAGAGCAAGTGTAATGAAGAGCATTGAGGGGCTAAAATCCTTCACTTTTTAAAATTAAACAGTGAGGGATTCTAGCTCCCTTAGAGCTGCTGGTTTGGTAGACAAGAAAACAGTAGGAGAGAAACCCAATCGCTATTGACCCCTCAATTTTTCTGTTTACCAAACCAGCTCTCAATCTCCTTCATTGCTTTAGCTCCTAAATAAgccctaagggctagtttgggaacactgTTTTTATAAAGGATTCCAATTTTCTCAAGAGAAAATAAACTCATTTTTCCTTAGAAAAATTAGAATCATTTGGAAAAACggtgtttccaaactagccctaatagATAAATTTTTCCGAGGAATCAAGGATTGAGTCTCCGTTGTCATGTCTGCCAGCACTCCACTTCGAAACAGGCAGTAAGCGCTCTGGTATGTGATCGTGTCGTGGCATAAGCTGATCTGCTGCTATTTTTTCTCTCTATAATAAGTAAACAAACTTGTTTGCAGTTTTGCACGATGCGATCTGCCTCCACACGATTCCAGAGGCCCCGACAAGCGAAAAGGGCGAGCGCAGCAAAAGGCCAAAGCGGCCCACGCGGCCACGCCGGCTCGCTCGAGGCTGCTGGACGCGGCACCGTCGCACCGCGGGCCCGCCCGCCGGCCGTCTCGTGCGCTCGTGGCCTCGTGGGCCCGTCTGCGTGGTGGCCTGGTGGGCTGCTGCCACTCCGCTCCACTTATTAAAGGCCCGCGCTCGCCGGCCGCTGCCGGCTTCCCCGAGGCCGCCCGCGTCCCGAGGAGTGGAGGAGGTCACCCCGAGACAGTCGCTTCACCGCCGGTCTCTCCTCCCCACCTCCACGCGGCTCGCGGCCGGCCATACACCGCAGCACTACCTTGGTGGGGGCTTGCGCCAGAGCTCGCGACCACTGCCCGTGACGCCTGTCTTTGACTCGTTGACCGCGGAGTGAGCGCGCGCGCCGGAGCCGGCCAGCCATGGAAGTGCGCGGCGGAGTGGGGCAGGGTTCGGCGGCCCGGCACCCGCCCGCGCCGGAGCCGTCCCGGGCGGCGGCGCGGGTTCAGGCGGGGGACGCGCTGCCGCTGCCGATACGGCACACGAACCTCATCTTCTCGGCCCTGTTCGCGGCGTCGCTGGCGTACCTCATGCGGCGGTGGCGCGAGAAGATCCGCTCGTCCACGCCGCTCCACGCCGTTGGGCTCGCCGAGATGCTCGCCATATTCGGCCTCGTCGCCTCGCTCATCTACCTGCTCAGCTTCTTCGGCATCGCCTTCGTCCAGTCCATCGTCTCGTccggcgacgacgacgaggacTTCCTGGTCGGGTCGGGAGCTCCGGCctccgccgccgcgccctcccggCAGCATGCGCAGGCGCCGGCCCCGTGCGAGCTGCTCGGGAGCCCCGCCGCGGCGCCCGAGAAAATGCCGGAGGACGACGAGGAGATCGTCGCCTCGGTCGTCGCCGGGAAGGTTCCGTCCTACGCGCTCGAGGCCAGGCTCGGCGACTGCCGCCGCGCCGCCGGCATCCGGCGCGAGGCCCTGCGGCGGATCACGGGGCGGGACatcgagggcctcccgctcgacgGCTTCGACTACGCGTCCATACTAGGCCAGTGCTGCGAGCTGCCGGTCGGGTACGTGCAGCTGCCGGTGGGCGTCGCCGGGCCGCTGCTGCTCGACGGCCGGAGGTTCTACCTGCCCATGGCCACCACCGAGGGCTGCCTCGTCGCCAGCACCAACCGAGGCTGCAAGGCCATCGCCGAGTCGGGCGGCGCCACCAGCGTCGTGCTGCGGGACGCGATGACGCGCGCCCCCGTCGCCCGCTTCCCCACCGCGCGCCGCGCAGCCGAGCTCAAGGCATTCCTGGAGGACCCTGCTAATTTTGACACGCTTTCCGTCGTCTTCAACAGGTAGATTCAATTCCGACAAGAATCTTGATACCATTCCACAGCTGCCTTTTTCTTCAATCCCACTCGTGCAGTTCTAAGTTCAAGACAATAAAAACATGACACGGTTGCTGACTTGTTTGGGAACACACCAACACCATGAAATGTGAGCAGGTCGAGCAGGTTCGCGAGGCTGCAGGGGGTGCAGTGCGCGATGGCGGGGAGGAACCTGTACATGAGATTCAGCTGCAGCACAGGGGACGCCATGGGGATGAACATGGTCTCAAAGGGCGTGCAGAACGTGCTGGATTTTCTTCAGGATGACTTCCATGACATGGATGTCATTAGCATATCTGGTTCATCTTGCTCTCTCGGTTTTTGGTAAAGTTGAATTACCTCAGTTTACTGAGTCACGTAGTGGCTGCTTAGTGTACTGAACTTTCAGAGCATTCTTCTACCATTAAAAAACTAAAATGGATTCCCACGTCAAGCGTTATCTTATTTGAATCCTGACCATACGCCCATTCTAAGGAGTCTTCAATGAACAATAAGTATGAGAGACCTATTGGCAGTTTAAATACCCAGCACTATTTGTTCTATACTTCTATTGAATCATTGAGGGAAGCTTGGGGACAAAAAGGTGGATTGTTGAATATAACTGCACCTGTTTAAATTTAGTTGGTCAGTGAACCAGTGTGGCATGGTCTATGAAGTTTTAAGGACTCCATCACTTTGCTACGCACTATGGTTTCAGGAAGGAAAAAAATGGCTTATTTTTTCATACAAGATACCAGACAACACCCTTAGTATTTTGTAATACAACAATACTGCACATAAACCAAGACTGACTTCAACTTATACTTATTATAAGTAGTTACGACTAGGTTTTCTTGGACATCATCCATACTACTAAAACGATCAGGAGACGGCAGACCAACTACAAAAAAAAAACCAAGAGGAGACGGCACACCAACTACCAAAAAAAAAACTAGAAAGAACATTTCAAGTAGAAACATCAGTGCTTCTTTTACacaagcaacaaggccagtgcttttacaaaaaacaaaaaaaaagcaTGGAATATTTGACTGTACTATTAAACACCTGGTTACATCAGAGTAATCATGTTAGATTACAAGAAACAGTATTTCAAGGCGGCGAGTTGCTGCCACTTGCCCACTACTCTGTTTACTCAAGTTAGTAGCTTTGGTGTTCCATGAAAATGTCTTCGGTGACTCTTTCTGAACCTGGTCAAAACCGATCCCATCAGCATAATTTTGTGCATCGAATGACTGTACAACTGGAGACGCAAGATCCTACAGCAACGTATTCTGTACATACATTCCTGCAACTTTCCCAAGCTAACCAGCATCTCCGCCTCCTGAAACCAGGCAACTTCTGCTCCGACAAGAAGCCGTCCGCCGTGAACTGGATCGAGGGGCGCGGGAAGTCCGTGGTGTGCGAGGCCGTGATCGGGGAGGAAGTGGTGAAGAAGGTCCTGAAGACCGACGTGCAATCGCTGGTCGAGCTGAACACGATCAAGAACCTCGCCGGCTCGGCCGTCGCCGGCGCGCTGGGGGGGTTCAACGCCCACGCGAGCAACATCGTTACAGCCATCTTCATCGCCACCGGCCAGGACCCCGCGCAGAACGTGGAGAGCTCCCACTGCATCACGATGCTGGAGCCCGTCAACGCAGGGAGAGATCTCCACATTTCCGTCACCATGCCTTCTATCGAGGTACGCGACAGTGCCCCGCCCGTTTATGTATCCAAGCCGCTATCCAGGCTTCGGTGCTGGTGGTGATATGATTTTGCCTAGAATATGTTTGGTTCCGCTCGGATCATTTTTTGTGCTGCAGCGAATGTCGCTCTCACATGACATGACCACATCCTTCTCCATGGATGATTGGCATTTGAGTTCTTTTGATCGTTCCATCTGCTACTAAACATCCCTTAAATAAGGAAGAGGTGACATGATGAACGTCATGTTGGGCTGCATTCCTTCCTCCGTCATCATAAAAAAAAGGAATCCTTTTCTTGTTGCTCTCCTATTGTTCAACTCATCTATTTGCTGGCTTGAGTAAGCTTTTGCACTGATTATGGCCAGGAGGCATATACAATAATTCTAAGGATTTGTCTTTGCTAACTATGACGACACGACACACACCGAGCTGCCTGAGATTTATTTGTTGAATACCGTACCTTGTGATTGAAGGGAACCTCGCCCATACCCAATCGTTCCATGATGAAATCATCAAGACCCTGGAACAATTAGAAATTACGAGATGATTGTATCCGGAGCCCAGAGACACGAGCACTGTGCACTGACGGGTGACTGGTGAAATGCAGGTGGGCACAGTCGGGGGCGGGACTCAGCTGGCGTCGCAGTCCGCCTGCCTGGACCTCCTGGGCGTGAGGGGCGCGAGCCGGGACCGTCCCGGGTCGAACGCGAGGCTGCTGGCCACCGTGGTCGCCGGCGGGGTCCTCGCCGGCGAGCTCTCCCTGCTGTCGGCGCTCGCCGCGGGGCAGCTCGTGAAGAGCCACATGAAGTACAACAGGTCGAGCAAGGACGTCTCGTCCACGACGGCCACCGAGAAGACGCGTCAACGTGAAGTGGACGTGTGAACAGCAGGGATTTTAGTTTTTGTTCTTCCTTTTGGTGTGTTCATAAGAAAGAGCTCTGGCCGTCTAGGCGCAGAAAGAAGTGTTGTTTGCAGGTCGTGGTTGGTTGGTTGGTAGATtagatctctctctctctctcctttgtTGTTCTTTCGGCTTGGTTGATCTCTCTCCTTCCCTCTTTGCGTCAGGAAGCAGCAGCTTGCAAACCTGGTCTCAGCACTGTAATTATTTCTTCTGTTCTACTACCACATCTTTTGTTTGTTGCTCGATCCTCTTCTCGCTAACCAAACAAACAAGTCCACGTGGACGGCGGCTGGTACTTACAGCAGGCAACCTGGCTGCCGGCCTAGAGCGCGGGCAAGGGGTGCATATCGTGGTCGCACTATGGAGGGGATAGAATGATAGAGGGTAAGCCGCCCGacatagggcatgtttggttcagctttttttaaCCAGTTTTTCCGAGAATCTAGCTGTGAGGAGAATCTagctgtgtagagaatctgagtatcattagaaTTACGTGTGGAGAAAGATAAAGTTGTCTATAGGGCTCAGAATCTATAAAGTGACAgattactactattgcgacgattcaaccgattatatgtttatgttgattttgaatggttttacccaaacgaattttataaaagtggctgaaaagctgagtgtttgaCAATCCGcatcagcttttggtggccagaagctgtgaaaagccgaaacaaacaggggcaTACAATGCGATGAAAAGCGTGGGCGTCACACAGGGCCGGTCCTAGCATTTTAGGGGCCCTAGGCGAAAACTAATTTAGAGGCCCCTATTATCTCTCTATATTATATATCTAATATGTATTTATATATAAAGTTTTTTAAAACATGATTGTAGGTCATAAATAGTTTTTTCAATAATTCTAGTTTTCAAAAAAAAATACGGCTAAGATTCGATAGGCAATAGAGACATTAGGATAACAATTCACCTCTAAGATATTCTTGAAAATTCATGTAGCAGACAATACTCCATTCAAAAATCTCTTATCTTGGTGCcgaaataaataagagtttgggATAAAAATTTTGACTTTAAAATCCCATATAGAATATATCAATGAACAATCATTAGTTCATGAGATTGAAAAATACACACATATAACATATAATATAAGAATTAGTACACTATACGCTACGACTATAGTCATCTATCGAACACGCACTCAGGGTGTCACCACGTCGTGTTAGGAGTCTGCGATGATTTGTTTTCTCTATGACTGCAATAGGCTCATTGATTTATTTCTTAAATTTCCAACCAACTACATCTAGCGAACAGACTATTGAATAATGTTTGATCAAGATCAATTACTAAATATTCATAGCACACATTATATACTTATACTTAATACATATTTAGGGGCCCCGTAACTTCGGGGGCCCTGGGCGGCCGCCCACTCTGTCCACCCCCAGGGCCGACCCCCAGGGCCGGCCGTGGCGTCACATGTCAGACAGCTAAGGCTAGGACATAGACAGTCACTAGTCAGCGACCACTGACAAAGAGTGTGACGTATGTAGGATATAACGGTCGATATATTATTATATCCTTTTTATTTTACCGATAAAAAATTATGCTTGATATATATTCTGATTTATATCAGGATATATCTGCATGCCACATGCCCCGGAGAAAAAACTTAAAAAAGTGCTCTATTTTTTCAAACCATGATGCACACGTGCTGTCCGTATGTCTCGGCCCACATAAGGCACGCGCACAGGCTCAACAACCCGACGAGGGCCTCAGTTTTTCTTTTCCAAGTCGCCATACAGACACAATTGCTCACGTGAAAATCGGGCATTGCAGCTGTTGGCGAGCGTACAGCTTATtaatttttaaaaaaaaataataATGAGCGTCCTTATTAAGAGCTTAAAATCTAAAGAGACAGACAGATTTCACTACAAGGAGGCCTAACCAGCTTAGCTCGCAAAGAAAAAAAATGTTCATTAGTTATAATAAAATCAAAAATATATTTTCTTGTACTAGTAAATTCGATTCTTTTTGTTAGGATTTATGTGCTAAGCCCAATTGAGAAATTTAAATAAATCACAGGAAAATCACAAAAGCCTATATAAGTGTATGGCTAGGaaatggtggaaccaatagcaccatattgctagttctagtggaggagagctagtttaaatatggaagtcacactcactcaccaagtcatagatgagaggagagagtgtggagagccacacgcgcgcgctcgcctcgcctggcctagGCGGCGGGGCGAAggacgcgggcgcacgacatgcgcgtgagagGGTAGATAAAAAAACATATgtgtcggagagcaaatctccagccgggtggcggagtgcacccgccctaaatcctaagatgaggaggggcctaagcctcCATTGTGtgtctccccttttatagctgaaggggggcatgcacaaaggtgctGGGTCCCGACATGTGGGCCGAGGGACATAAAGATTATAGCACTTGGAGCCACCAATGTTTGCTGCTGGGGTAATCTTCTTGTACCCTAGCGCCCGAGATCTCCGTATCCTCGgcatgcaggggaagcttcttgtggaAGGGGTGATGGGTACTGTGCGTCgcttggcacgggcgcactgtttgccaacagactggtcaggcgcgccgtctgctgggtgaccctgacgccgcctgccggcggattggacaggacacattaaatgccgagAGGGCGTGTTGCCTGTCAGCGTGGTGGCATGTGGCGCgtcttctccgcaataaatgcaaagacTGCACAGCCGcatgggccttacgtcaggctcggcccgttggcttacgttacgggccacaagccacgcggtcGCGGCGGGTttctgcctgagcggggagcgtagggcaaggcctggacacgtgtcggcaccggacccttgcTTGTGTCGGGGTCCTCTCCGTCCCGGGACCCTGCCAAGGCTCGGACCTCACTCAGGGGGACCCGGCATGTCTCCACGGGGAGCTCCGGGCTCGTACTTACAGGGGTCCGATGTTCCTCTgcggaggtccggacccaacgGTGCTTCCTAGGACGTATCATCCTTcctcgccacgtggtgcccttaggcctgcccatgtggtgggggtcGGATGCCGCTCTCCGTGTGACCAGGAGGTGTCGTACGGGTGcagcgccttcatactgtaggagagggtacccctgattcagggtaccgacagtggcccccgggcccgcctcagaggAGGATGTGAGTCTGTAGGTGGGGGAAGCTTCTTGTGGAAGGGGTGATGGGTACTGTGCGTCgcttggcacgggcgcactgtttgccaacagactggtcaggcgcgccgtctgctgggtgaccctgacgccgcctgccggcggattggacaggacacattaaatgccgagAGGGCGCGTTGCCTGTCAGCGTGGTGGCATGTGGCGCgtcttctccgcaataaatgcaaagacTGCACAGCCGCATGGGCCTTATgtcaggctcggcccgttggcttacgttacgggccacaagccacgcggtcGCGGCGGGTttctgcctgagcggggagcgtagggcaaggcctggacacgtgtcggcaccggacccttgcTTGTGTCGGGGTCCTCTCCGTCCCGGGACCCTGCCAAGGCTCGGACCTCACTCAGGGGGACCCGGCATGTCTCCACGGGGAGCTCCGGGCTCGTACTTACAGGGGTCCGATGTTCCTCTgcggaggtccggacccaacgGTGCTTCCTAGGACGTATCATCCTTcctcgccacgtggtgcccttaggcctgcccatgtggtgggggtcgggtgccgctctccgtgtgaccaggaggtgtcgtacgggtgcagtgccttcatactgtaggagagggtacccctgattcagggtaccgacagtggcccccgggcccgcctcagaggAGGATGTGAGTCTGTAGGTGGGGCCAGAGTCCGATTGGTGGTTGGCTTGCTGCACCTATGCGCATGTTGATGTaattactgtcggcccgcctATGGTCATGCCGCCTGCCTCAcctattcccacggctgactggcccgtgaccatcgtacttaatgtcactgttgggccatgcgtggggcgtctcgagtcgctgcactggttctgaaaaactTAACTTTTCAGACTTCCACTATAgccccgagaagacgtggcattggcgcaagcgGCGGCGCGGTTTTTCTGCACCCagtaaccggcgcgctggttgcatgacatgtgggcctgggcccccgtgttggaccgccggttgcagcgaagctgagggggcgcgcaatggggcggttgtacgcttcttgcACGGCGGTTCGCCTTTTTGACCGCCGGTTACAGCGAAGATGAAGGGCGCTTAACCGCGAGGCGGTTGCATGtcccttgtgcggcggttcgccttcctgtCCGTCGGTTGCCCCGAAAATGGAGGGGCACATAACTGtggggcagttgcacgctccttcttcgggtcagtctgcatgacatgtggggcctagcCCCCGTGTCAAAAGGTGGGAATCTTGGTGTACGTCAGGGGAGACTTCACCCGTGACGCTTCgggggcgcgagtggggagatctgcctttaaaaaaggGTCGATCTCCCGAGTAGTAGCCATGCCTCGCTCCCCTTGCATCCATCACACCCTTCCAccttccgggcctccagatggggtgcgccggtgttctctggagggatccgcgtcagGGTCGTCTCCTCCGGCGATCTTGTCGCTGAAGAGCTCGCGCTCGTGGTGGCGCCgtcgatcttgtcttcttcttgttgttgttagaggagtgcaaccccatgggagttggcatccttccgccatcgctcggcttcaaggatttttatcACGCAGCCTGGCTGCAATCTCCCACCGGTGGACATCTAGAGGGATGACCactagccttgtggtggggagaagcaagccgggctgcgacctccctcctgccctcagcttcaaggatgtttatcattcgtgctggggaggagggcacgCCGAGTTGGGGCCCCGCCTTTCGCGCGGGCTGgcggcccgcttcttcctccagcattcgaggGAGAAGGGTGTTCGCCAGCCTTGCaaaggaggcgaacttcggctacgcgggGTCGGCCGTCTGAGGCGccgtcagctgccgcgtgtctggctcctcgGCCTGGGTGGCTTTGGTGCCACctccggcgctgcctcctgccgcttggacagggcgtggctgtccgtccaccgcatgggcgacggtcgcgccgtgcgcaggtcgGCCGCACCCATGGCTTCTCCCGCGTCGCCGGCCGCACCGGGGGtcatacaagacgtcgtacgccgtgggGGCGGCGatggcgttcttggatggtcttgtcctcactcccgcagTGAGGACGGGAGCAAGGACCTCTTCGCGCGCGCTAGG
Proteins encoded:
- the LOC100280335 gene encoding 3-hydroxy-3-methylglutaryl-coenzyme A reductase, which codes for MEVRGGVGQGSAARHPPAPEPSRAAARVQAGDALPLPIRHTNLIFSALFAASLAYLMRRWREKIRSSTPLHAVGLAEMLAIFGLVASLIYLLSFFGIAFVQSIVSSGDDDEDFLVGSGAPASAAAPSRQHAQAPAPCELLGSPAAAPEKMPEDDEEIVASVVAGKVPSYALEARLGDCRRAAGIRREALRRITGRDIEGLPLDGFDYASILGQCCELPVGYVQLPVGVAGPLLLDGRRFYLPMATTEGCLVASTNRGCKAIAESGGATSVVLRDAMTRAPVARFPTARRAAELKAFLEDPANFDTLSVVFNRSSRFARLQGVQCAMAGRNLYMRFSCSTGDAMGMNMVSKGVQNVLDFLQDDFHDMDVISISGSSCSLGFWQLLLRQEAVRRELDRGAREVRGVRGRDRGGSGEEGPEDRRAIAGRAEHDQEPRRLGRRRRAGGVQRPREQHRYSHLHRHRPGPRAERGELPLHHDAGARQRRERSPHFRHHAFYRGGHSRGRDSAGVAVRLPGPPGREGREPGPSRVEREAAGHRGRRRGPRRRALPAVGARRGAAREEPHEVQQVEQGRLVHDGHREDAST
- the LOC100280335 gene encoding 3-hydroxy-3-methylglutaryl-coenzyme A reductase isoform X1, producing MEVRGGVGQGSAARHPPAPEPSRAAARVQAGDALPLPIRHTNLIFSALFAASLAYLMRRWREKIRSSTPLHAVGLAEMLAIFGLVASLIYLLSFFGIAFVQSIVSSGDDDEDFLVGSGAPASAAAPSRQHAQAPAPCELLGSPAAAPEKMPEDDEEIVASVVAGKVPSYALEARLGDCRRAAGIRREALRRITGRDIEGLPLDGFDYASILGQCCELPVGYVQLPVGVAGPLLLDGRRFYLPMATTEGCLVASTNRGCKAIAESGGATSVVLRDAMTRAPVARFPTARRAAELKAFLEDPANFDTLSVVFNRSSRFARLQGVQCAMAGRNLYMRFSCSTGDAMGMNMVSKGVQNVLDFLQDDFHDMDVISISGNFCSDKKPSAVNWIEGRGKSVVCEAVIGEEVVKKVLKTDVQSLVELNTIKNLAGSAVAGALGGFNAHASNIVTAIFIATGQDPAQNVESSHCITMLEPVNAGRDLHISVTMPSIEVGTVGGGTQLASQSACLDLLGVRGASRDRPGSNARLLATVVAGGVLAGELSLLSALAAGQLVKSHMKYNRSSKDVSSTTATEKTRQREVDV